Proteins from a single region of Streptomyces sp. Tu 3180:
- a CDS encoding glycoside hydrolase family 13 protein, translating to MDTHRWWRDAVIYQVYVRSFLDSTGDGIGDLAGVRAGLPYLKKLGVDGIWLSPFYPSPQHDHGYDVADYCDVDPVFGDLAEFDRLVGAARRLGIKVLLDIVPNHCSSEHPWFREALAAPPGSPQRARFHFADGRGPGGAEPPNNWHAMFGGPAWTRVTEPDGRPGQWYLHMFTPEQPDWNWRNPEIAAEFDRTLRFWLDRGVDGFRIDVAAGLFKHPELPDSPDPEADARTRDSVNPLAWNQPEVHEVWRHWRAVCEEYAARDGRERLLVGEVSVPTAREHARYVRPDELHQAFFFDLLGAPWDADAFRKVISEAMQDIAGTGSTVTWVLNNHDQVRTVTRYGEPAPEGSGLGPARARAAALLMLALPGAAYIYQGEELGLPEVVDLPDDVLTDPIFRRTGSRARIRDGCRVPLPWSGQASPFGFTSGAEGAKPWLPQPEWFAEHATDRALADTRSFWHLYRDGLQLRAALPQLGEGTLRWLDTQPGVLAFVRGDDLVCAVNFGTAPVPAPVPGTPLLASGPCPPGVLPGSTAAWWISGS from the coding sequence ATCGACACCCACCGCTGGTGGCGCGACGCAGTGATCTACCAGGTGTACGTCCGCAGCTTCCTGGACAGCACCGGTGACGGCATCGGCGATCTCGCCGGGGTCAGGGCGGGACTGCCGTACCTGAAGAAGCTCGGCGTGGACGGGATCTGGCTGAGCCCCTTCTACCCCTCACCGCAGCACGACCACGGCTACGACGTGGCCGACTACTGCGACGTCGACCCGGTCTTCGGCGACCTCGCCGAGTTCGACCGGCTGGTGGGGGCCGCCCGCCGGCTCGGCATCAAGGTCCTGCTGGACATCGTCCCCAACCACTGCTCCAGCGAGCACCCCTGGTTCCGCGAGGCGCTCGCCGCACCGCCCGGCAGCCCGCAGCGCGCCCGCTTCCACTTCGCCGACGGCCGCGGACCGGGCGGCGCCGAGCCGCCCAACAACTGGCACGCCATGTTCGGCGGCCCCGCCTGGACCCGCGTCACCGAGCCGGACGGCCGGCCCGGCCAGTGGTACCTGCACATGTTCACCCCCGAGCAGCCGGACTGGAACTGGCGCAACCCCGAGATCGCCGCGGAGTTCGACCGCACCCTGCGCTTCTGGCTGGACCGGGGCGTCGACGGCTTCCGCATCGACGTCGCCGCCGGGCTGTTCAAGCACCCCGAACTGCCCGACTCACCCGATCCGGAGGCCGACGCCCGCACCCGCGACTCGGTCAACCCGCTCGCCTGGAACCAGCCCGAGGTGCACGAGGTGTGGCGGCACTGGCGCGCGGTGTGCGAGGAGTACGCCGCCCGCGACGGCCGCGAACGCCTCCTGGTCGGCGAGGTCTCCGTGCCCACCGCCCGCGAGCACGCGCGGTACGTCCGCCCGGACGAGCTCCACCAGGCGTTCTTCTTCGACCTGCTCGGCGCCCCCTGGGACGCCGACGCCTTCCGCAAGGTCATCTCCGAGGCCATGCAGGACATAGCCGGCACCGGCTCGACCGTCACCTGGGTCCTCAACAACCACGACCAGGTCCGCACCGTCACCCGCTACGGCGAACCCGCCCCCGAGGGCAGCGGTCTCGGCCCCGCCCGCGCCCGCGCCGCCGCGCTGCTGATGCTGGCGCTGCCCGGCGCCGCGTACATCTACCAGGGCGAGGAGCTGGGCCTGCCCGAGGTCGTCGACCTGCCCGACGACGTGCTCACCGACCCGATCTTCCGCCGTACCGGCAGCCGGGCCCGGATCCGCGACGGCTGCCGGGTGCCGCTGCCCTGGTCCGGACAGGCCTCCCCGTTCGGCTTCACCTCGGGTGCCGAGGGCGCCAAACCCTGGCTGCCGCAGCCCGAGTGGTTCGCCGAGCACGCCACCGACCGCGCGCTGGCCGACACCCGCTCCTTCTGGCACCTGTACCGCGACGGCCTGCAACTGCGCGCCGCCCTGCCCCAGCTGGGCGAGGGAACACTGCGCTGGCTGGACACCCAGCCCGGCGTCCTCGCCTTCGTCCGCGGCGACGACCTGGTCTGCGCCGTCAACTTCGGCACCGCCCCCGTACCCGCCCCGGTCCCCGGCACCCCGCTGCTCGCCAGCGGCCCGTGCCCGCCCGGGGTGCTCCCCGGCTCCACCGCCGCCTGGTGGATCAGCGGCTCCTGA
- a CDS encoding PadR family transcriptional regulator produces the protein MRLPLLALLARGPAHGYELKQDLEQLLGSAYPQPNVGQIYVTLGRLEKSGLIEGEDVEQSSRPNKKVYHLTDAGREALGAWYEETADEPRVRDEFFMKLALAPRTGLADQIALINKQRRQYLNTMRQLSKLAAAEDRDNRIAHLLIEGAMLHLQADLDWLERCQEELEELQ, from the coding sequence GTGCGGCTGCCCCTCCTGGCCCTGCTCGCGCGCGGCCCGGCCCACGGCTACGAGCTCAAGCAGGACCTTGAGCAACTGCTGGGCTCCGCGTACCCTCAGCCGAACGTCGGCCAGATCTACGTCACCCTCGGCCGCCTCGAGAAGTCGGGACTGATCGAGGGCGAGGACGTCGAGCAGTCGAGCCGGCCCAACAAGAAGGTCTACCACCTCACCGACGCCGGACGGGAGGCGCTGGGCGCCTGGTACGAGGAGACGGCGGACGAGCCGCGGGTACGGGACGAGTTCTTCATGAAGCTGGCCCTGGCCCCGCGGACCGGTCTCGCCGACCAGATCGCCCTGATCAACAAGCAGCGGCGCCAGTACCTCAACACCATGCGGCAGTTGTCGAAGCTGGCCGCCGCCGAAGACCGGGACAACCGCATCGCCCATCTGCTGATCGAGGGCGCGATGCTGCACCTGCAGGCCGATCTCGACTGGCTGGAGCGGTGTCAGGAAGAGCTGGAGGAGCTTCAGTGA
- a CDS encoding ABC transporter substrate-binding protein — translation MMRRRTTLLTGCTALVLAVGATACGSGEPVTAGGGDKALQGQTVTVAGVWSGSEQKNFQKVLDAFTEKTGAKTQFVSTGDNVSTVVGSKIEGGNAPDVVMVPQVGVLKQFAEKGWLKPLDEKVRSTVGANFAKVWQDYGSVDGTLYGLYFKAAHKSTVWYSPEALEQAGVTPPKTYDAMLKDGRTVSDSGLAAFSVAGQDGWTLTDWFENVYLSQAGPEKYDALAAHEIKWTDPTVVEALTTLGKLFKDEQLVAGGRKEALNTDFPGSVEKVFGPKAEAAMVYEGDFVAGVAKDQFGKSIGTDADFFPFPPVGSGKAPVVSGGDAAVVLEDGKNSKAGMALLEYLATPEAAAVWAEAGGFLSPNKKLDLSAYGDDVTRATAESLVAAGDSVRFDMSDQAPAAFGGTKGAGEWKILQDFLRDPSDPEKTAAELEDAAAKAYGN, via the coding sequence ATGATGCGACGACGTACCACCCTGCTCACCGGATGCACCGCCCTCGTCCTCGCCGTCGGCGCGACCGCCTGCGGCAGCGGCGAACCCGTCACGGCCGGCGGCGGCGACAAGGCGCTCCAGGGCCAGACCGTCACCGTCGCCGGCGTCTGGTCCGGCAGCGAGCAGAAGAACTTCCAGAAGGTGCTGGACGCCTTCACCGAGAAGACCGGCGCCAAGACCCAGTTCGTCTCCACCGGCGACAACGTCTCCACCGTCGTCGGCAGCAAGATCGAGGGCGGCAACGCCCCCGACGTCGTGATGGTCCCGCAGGTCGGCGTGCTCAAGCAGTTCGCCGAGAAGGGCTGGCTGAAGCCGCTGGACGAGAAGGTCCGGTCCACCGTGGGCGCCAACTTCGCGAAGGTGTGGCAGGACTACGGCAGCGTCGACGGCACCCTGTACGGCCTGTACTTCAAGGCCGCCCACAAGTCGACCGTCTGGTACAGCCCCGAGGCCCTCGAGCAGGCCGGCGTCACGCCGCCCAAGACCTACGACGCCATGCTGAAGGACGGGCGGACCGTCTCCGACTCCGGTCTCGCCGCCTTCTCCGTCGCCGGACAGGACGGCTGGACGCTCACCGACTGGTTCGAGAACGTCTACCTCTCCCAGGCCGGGCCCGAGAAGTACGACGCCCTCGCCGCGCACGAGATCAAGTGGACCGACCCGACCGTGGTCGAGGCGCTCACCACCCTCGGCAAGCTGTTCAAGGACGAGCAGCTCGTCGCGGGCGGCCGCAAGGAGGCCCTCAACACCGACTTCCCCGGCTCGGTGGAGAAGGTCTTCGGCCCGAAGGCCGAGGCCGCCATGGTCTACGAGGGCGACTTCGTCGCGGGCGTCGCCAAGGACCAGTTCGGCAAGAGCATCGGCACCGACGCCGACTTCTTCCCCTTCCCGCCGGTCGGCTCCGGCAAGGCCCCCGTGGTCAGCGGCGGCGACGCGGCCGTCGTCCTCGAGGACGGCAAGAACAGCAAGGCCGGCATGGCGCTGCTGGAGTACCTGGCCACCCCCGAGGCCGCCGCCGTGTGGGCCGAGGCCGGCGGCTTCCTCTCCCCGAACAAGAAGCTCGACCTCTCCGCCTACGGTGACGACGTCACCCGCGCCACCGCCGAGTCCCTGGTCGCGGCCGGCGACTCGGTCCGCTTCGACATGTCCGACCAGGCCCCCGCGGCCTTCGGCGGCACCAAGGGCGCCGGCGAGTGGAAGATCCTCCAGGACTTCCTGCGCGACCCGTCCGACCCGGAGAAGACCGCGGCCGAGCTCGAGGACGCCGCGGCCAAGGCGTACGGGAACTGA
- a CDS encoding ABC transporter ATP-binding protein: protein MSESTAEVLRAEGLVKTHHGEGAPAHAVRGVDLRVTRGEFVAITGPSGAGKSTLLHLLGGLQRPDAGSIWLDGECTDAYGEARWAVERRRRIGIVFQFFNLVSDLSVADNVELPALLAGVSPRKARAEREELLAELGLQGKERSMPGELSGGEQQRVALARALVNHPPLLLADEPAGSLDSKGTREVMRLLSRFHRRGQTILLVTHDARLASAADRVISFFDGRIVDDAELDGGPPPHRTGISGVLELKD from the coding sequence GTGAGCGAGAGCACCGCTGAAGTGCTGCGCGCCGAAGGCCTGGTCAAGACGCACCACGGCGAGGGCGCCCCGGCGCACGCCGTGCGCGGGGTCGACCTGCGCGTGACGCGCGGCGAGTTCGTCGCCATCACCGGCCCGTCCGGCGCGGGCAAGTCGACGCTGCTGCACCTGCTCGGCGGCCTGCAGCGGCCGGACGCGGGCAGCATCTGGCTGGACGGCGAGTGCACCGACGCCTACGGCGAGGCCCGCTGGGCCGTGGAGCGCCGCAGGCGGATCGGGATCGTCTTCCAGTTCTTCAACCTCGTCTCCGACCTGTCGGTCGCCGACAACGTGGAACTGCCCGCCCTGCTCGCCGGCGTGTCCCCGAGGAAGGCCCGCGCCGAGCGCGAGGAGCTGCTGGCCGAGCTGGGGCTCCAGGGCAAGGAGCGGAGCATGCCGGGCGAGCTGTCCGGCGGTGAGCAGCAGCGGGTCGCCCTGGCCCGGGCGCTGGTCAACCACCCCCCGCTGCTGCTGGCCGACGAGCCCGCGGGCAGCCTGGACAGCAAGGGCACCCGCGAGGTGATGCGGCTGCTGTCCCGCTTCCACCGACGCGGCCAGACGATCCTGCTGGTCACCCACGACGCCCGGCTGGCCAGCGCCGCGGACCGGGTGATCAGCTTCTTCGACGGGCGGATCGTCGACGACGCGGAACTCGACGGCGGCCCGCCGCCGCACCGGACCGGGATATCGGGTGTGCTGGAGCTCAAGGACTGA
- a CDS encoding ABC transporter substrate-binding protein produces MRWIRAAGRGLLVLIVVLTGYVASGARAGEAGADGRGPLTLATAGDLTGYLGSVLEGWNRTHPGEEVTLVELPDSADETRAQMITDLRGGERGRFDVLNIDVSWTSEFAAAGWIRPLPRDRFPLGTFLPRVVDTATYDGRLHAVPYVTNAGLLLYRKDVLAEEGVEPPRTWAELERAARTVAPEHGLDGYAGQFLPYEGLTVNAAEAVYSAGGTILGDEGERVTVNSRGAREGIGFLARGVREGWIPKEALTYKEEESKQAFQDGRLLFLRNWPYAYVAASAPGSKVAGKVGAVPLPGPDGPGTSVLGGSNLAVSSHARHPDSAARLIAYLTSERVQRQVLTRGALPPVRAALYDDPGLVRRFPYLPTLRESVLAAAPRPKSPHYDQVSLVVQAVVHDAMAGRQTPEAAVRRLARELAAVSSR; encoded by the coding sequence ATGCGGTGGATCCGTGCCGCGGGTAGAGGCCTCCTCGTCCTGATCGTGGTCCTGACCGGTTACGTCGCCTCCGGCGCGCGGGCCGGCGAGGCCGGCGCGGACGGCCGCGGCCCGCTCACCCTGGCCACCGCGGGCGACCTCACCGGCTATCTCGGCTCCGTCCTCGAGGGCTGGAACCGCACCCACCCCGGCGAGGAGGTCACCCTCGTCGAGCTGCCCGACTCGGCCGACGAGACCCGCGCGCAGATGATCACCGACCTGCGCGGCGGCGAGCGCGGCCGGTTCGACGTGCTCAACATCGACGTCAGCTGGACCTCGGAGTTCGCCGCCGCCGGCTGGATCCGCCCGCTGCCCCGCGACCGCTTCCCGCTCGGCACCTTCCTGCCCCGGGTCGTGGACACGGCGACCTACGACGGCCGGCTCCACGCCGTCCCGTACGTCACCAACGCCGGGCTGCTCCTGTACCGCAAGGACGTCCTCGCCGAGGAGGGCGTCGAGCCGCCGCGCACCTGGGCCGAGCTGGAGCGGGCCGCCAGGACCGTCGCCCCGGAGCACGGCCTGGACGGCTACGCGGGCCAGTTCCTGCCCTACGAGGGCCTGACCGTCAACGCGGCCGAGGCCGTCTACTCGGCCGGCGGCACCATCCTCGGCGACGAGGGCGAGCGCGTCACCGTGAACTCCCGGGGGGCCAGGGAGGGCATCGGTTTCCTGGCGCGCGGGGTCCGCGAGGGCTGGATCCCGAAGGAGGCGCTGACGTACAAGGAGGAGGAGTCCAAACAGGCCTTCCAGGACGGCCGGCTGCTCTTCCTGCGCAACTGGCCCTACGCCTACGTCGCCGCCTCCGCCCCGGGCTCGAAGGTCGCCGGCAAGGTCGGCGCCGTACCGCTGCCCGGACCGGACGGCCCGGGGACCAGCGTCCTGGGCGGCTCGAACCTGGCCGTCAGCAGCCACGCCCGGCACCCCGACTCCGCCGCGCGCCTGATCGCGTACCTCACCAGCGAACGCGTCCAGCGCCAGGTCCTCACGCGCGGCGCGCTGCCGCCGGTGCGGGCCGCGCTGTACGACGACCCCGGACTGGTCCGGCGGTTCCCGTACCTGCCGACCCTGCGCGAGAGCGTGCTCGCCGCCGCCCCGCGCCCCAAGAGCCCGCACTACGACCAGGTGAGCCTGGTGGTGCAGGCCGTCGTGCACGACGCGATGGCCGGGCGGCAGACGCCCGAAGCGGCGGTGCGGCGACTGGCGCGCGAGCTCGCCGCCGTGTCCTCCCGGTAG